One genomic segment of Vibrio quintilis includes these proteins:
- a CDS encoding response regulator, with protein MDKSYRILVVDDHSDIRELLKRFLMQHGMVVSVAADGEEMVQQMNHGHFDLLILDLMLPGKDGVTLCREVRAKSDIPVIMLTALGEEIDKIVGLEVGADDYIPKPFNPRELLARIRAVLRRHFTIPQVHDQLAGQHFLYQFDGWTLDSASRELKDPQGTLIALTSTEFELLVAFLSHPGVVLSREDLLRLVQGRGADVYDRAVDTLISRLRKKIESDPKSPRLIKTIWGGGYQFSCEVST; from the coding sequence ATGGATAAATCCTACAGAATTCTTGTGGTGGATGACCACAGTGATATCAGAGAACTGCTGAAACGTTTTTTAATGCAGCATGGCATGGTGGTTTCTGTCGCCGCAGACGGGGAAGAAATGGTGCAGCAGATGAATCACGGGCATTTTGATTTGCTGATTTTAGACCTGATGTTACCGGGAAAAGACGGGGTGACGCTCTGCCGGGAAGTCCGGGCCAAATCGGATATTCCGGTGATTATGCTGACGGCGCTGGGGGAAGAGATCGATAAGATTGTCGGGCTGGAAGTCGGGGCTGATGATTATATTCCCAAACCCTTTAATCCCAGAGAGTTGCTGGCCCGTATCCGGGCGGTGCTGAGAAGACACTTTACCATTCCCCAGGTGCATGACCAGCTGGCCGGACAGCATTTCCTGTATCAGTTTGATGGCTGGACGCTTGATTCGGCATCCCGCGAACTGAAAGACCCGCAGGGCACGCTTATCGCGCTGACCTCGACCGAATTTGAACTGCTGGTGGCGTTTTTGTCCCATCCTGGTGTGGTGCTGTCCAGAGAAGATCTGCTCCGGCTGGTGCAGGGACGGGGTGCTGACGTCTATGACCGGGCCGTTGACACCCTGATCAGCCGGCTGCGGAAAAAAATTGAATCCGATCCGAAATCGCCCCGTCTGATTAAAACCATCTGGGGTGGCGGATATCAGTTCAGCTGTGAGGTGTCGACATGA
- a CDS encoding HAMP domain-containing sensor histidine kinase, which produces MIRWFRHQKLIHQIAVVILAGFCISFLLSFYLLSAEKSERLSRLSASGAVQRVISVVSILSQTPVALHPAMIQASNSSDLHLSVSADPRIQVTRPVSSEATILLNRLEAAGIPEAYLNFIPQARPEQPVAEGHYGMMAGGRNKEFRNRRMRFVATMDGSVRLPEGGWLNFSSGVSPEITHWSASVLITLSLVMAGTVLICLLIIRHALKPVRALEKAAEAFATHKSVTPVSTDCPQDLYPTVQAFNEMQTRLTEYISDRTRLLAAISHDLRTPLTSLRLRLEFIEESEDKQQMLRTLTVMENMLQATMRFARDDGEPEPRCPTEVDTLMQTIVDEYAEKQITIAYQPGGLGVWSVPPLSLRRMTENLVNNAVQYGGRDCRISLQIRQETHHLAVTVADTGPGIDAAKFDDVMKPFTRLNPARDTQDSSVGLGLSITRSLAIAHGGELRLAGNQPHGLVATFTVSAG; this is translated from the coding sequence ATGATTCGCTGGTTCCGGCATCAGAAACTGATTCATCAGATCGCGGTGGTGATTCTGGCCGGATTTTGTATCAGCTTTTTACTCTCTTTTTATCTGTTGTCTGCTGAAAAGTCGGAGCGGCTGAGCCGGTTATCGGCTTCCGGTGCCGTACAGCGGGTCATCTCCGTGGTCAGTATTCTTTCGCAAACGCCGGTGGCACTGCATCCTGCGATGATTCAGGCCAGTAACAGCTCAGACCTGCATCTGTCTGTGTCAGCTGACCCCCGCATTCAGGTGACCCGGCCTGTCAGCAGTGAAGCCACAATTTTGCTTAACAGGCTTGAGGCGGCCGGAATACCGGAGGCTTATCTGAACTTTATCCCGCAGGCCCGGCCGGAGCAGCCTGTGGCGGAAGGGCACTATGGCATGATGGCCGGCGGGCGGAATAAAGAATTCCGTAACCGCCGGATGAGATTTGTCGCCACAATGGATGGTTCTGTGCGCTTGCCGGAGGGCGGCTGGCTTAACTTTTCATCCGGTGTCAGCCCGGAGATCACGCACTGGTCAGCCAGTGTGCTGATCACGTTATCGCTGGTGATGGCGGGCACGGTTCTGATTTGTCTGCTGATTATCCGCCATGCTTTAAAGCCGGTCCGGGCACTGGAGAAAGCGGCTGAAGCATTCGCCACACATAAATCGGTGACACCGGTCAGCACCGATTGCCCGCAGGATTTATATCCGACGGTTCAGGCTTTTAATGAGATGCAGACCCGGCTGACCGAATATATCAGTGACCGCACCAGGCTGCTGGCAGCGATTTCCCACGATTTACGCACACCGCTGACCAGTTTGCGCCTGCGGCTGGAATTTATTGAAGAGAGTGAAGACAAACAGCAGATGTTGCGCACCCTGACCGTGATGGAAAACATGCTTCAGGCCACCATGCGTTTCGCCCGTGATGATGGTGAACCTGAGCCGCGTTGCCCGACAGAGGTTGATACGCTGATGCAAACCATCGTGGATGAATATGCTGAAAAGCAGATCACGATCGCTTATCAGCCGGGTGGATTAGGTGTCTGGTCTGTTCCGCCTTTGAGTCTCAGGCGGATGACAGAAAATCTGGTCAATAATGCGGTGCAATATGGCGGGCGGGATTGCCGGATTTCGCTGCAAATCCGGCAGGAAACGCACCATCTGGCTGTTACGGTGGCAGATACCGGCCCGGGCATTGATGCAGCAAAATTTGACGATGTGATGAAGCCGTTTACCCGGCTGAATCCCGCCCGGGATACGCAGGATTCGAGTGTCGGGCTGGGCCTGTCGATCACCCGTTCTCTGGCTATCGCTCACGGCGGGGAGTTACGGCTTGCCGGGAATCAGCCTCACGGACTGGTGGCAACCTTTACGGTGTCAGCCGGATGA
- a CDS encoding TonB family protein, with translation MKYPILVLMSLFLLSGCMVPVKPRQAASDLPSSVPMPDLSAPADVCHSLYTCAVKLRARIAAHVTPGQYQQGLVARVNFKLNDKAEVTGVRLLQSSGEKAFDQAAVRAVKQSFPMEDLLQLDKQTYQHFTNLNVIVKPE, from the coding sequence ATGAAATACCCAATACTTGTTTTGATGTCTCTGTTTTTACTCAGCGGATGCATGGTGCCGGTGAAACCGCGGCAGGCTGCATCTGATTTGCCGTCTTCGGTGCCGATGCCGGATTTATCCGCGCCGGCCGATGTGTGTCATTCGCTTTATACCTGTGCGGTGAAGCTCCGGGCGCGTATCGCCGCCCATGTCACGCCCGGCCAGTATCAGCAGGGACTGGTTGCCCGGGTGAATTTTAAGTTAAATGATAAAGCAGAAGTCACCGGTGTCCGGCTGCTGCAAAGCAGCGGGGAAAAAGCGTTTGATCAGGCGGCGGTCCGGGCGGTCAAACAAAGCTTCCCGATGGAAGATCTGTTGCAGCTGGATAAGCAAACCTATCAGCATTTCACCAATCTGAATGTGATTGTGAAGCCTGAATAA
- a CDS encoding outer membrane beta-barrel protein: MKGHHCRWAIAGLLLSLLAGTVVAAEKKDKDHDWFPGDHQQHMYMGLGFAFADMKEEVSGVGSADFDNILLGVHVGYQLHENFAIEARGYGNVEDDNLAGVSVSVDRHFSLLAKGIIPLNKSFRPYVIAGVGRTKVSVGGLSDSESDFVYGVGFSVNNGNPVELEVEWMRIYDHNFSQQISGTTYHGKDTVNTVHLNLIYHFPVAHR, from the coding sequence ATGAAAGGACATCACTGCCGGTGGGCGATTGCCGGATTATTACTGAGCCTGTTGGCCGGTACGGTGGTTGCGGCTGAAAAGAAAGATAAAGATCACGACTGGTTTCCAGGGGACCATCAGCAGCATATGTACATGGGGCTGGGCTTTGCTTTTGCGGATATGAAGGAAGAAGTGTCCGGTGTCGGAAGTGCAGATTTTGACAATATCCTGCTTGGTGTGCATGTCGGGTATCAGCTCCATGAAAACTTTGCCATTGAAGCCCGCGGATACGGTAATGTGGAAGATGATAACCTGGCCGGTGTTTCCGTTTCGGTGGACCGGCATTTTTCCCTGTTAGCAAAAGGGATTATTCCGCTGAATAAATCTTTCAGACCTTATGTTATCGCTGGTGTCGGACGGACCAAAGTCTCGGTGGGCGGCTTATCGGATTCGGAGAGTGACTTTGTTTATGGGGTTGGTTTTAGTGTGAATAACGGAAATCCGGTGGAGCTGGAAGTTGAGTGGATGCGGATTTACGATCATAACTTTTCCCAGCAGATCTCCGGAACGACCTATCACGGCAAAGATACCGTCAATACGGTTCATTTAAATCTGATTTATCATTTCCCGGTTGCGCACCGGTAG